A portion of the Homo sapiens chromosome 16, GRCh38.p14 Primary Assembly genome contains these proteins:
- the ERN2 gene encoding serine/threonine-protein kinase/endoribonuclease IRE2 isoform a precursor (isoform a precursor is encoded by transcript variant 1) gives MASAVRGSRPWPRLGLQLQFAALLLGTLSPQVHTLRPENLLLVSTLDGSLHALSKQTGDLKWTLRDDPVIEGPMYVTEMAFLSDPADGSLYILGTQKQQGLMKLPFTIPELVHASPCRSSDGVFYTGRKQDAWFVVDPESGETQMTLTTEGPSTPRLYIGRTQYTVTMHDPRAPALRWNTTYRRYSAPPMDGSPGKYMSHLASCGMGLLLTVDPGSGTVLWTQDLGVPVMGVYTWHQDGLRQLPHLTLARDTLHFLALRWGHIRLPASGPRDTATLFSTLDTQLLMTLYVGKDETGFYVSKALVHTGVALVPRGLTLAPADGPTTDEVTLQVSGEREGSPSTAVRYPSGSVALPSQWLLIGHHELPPVLHTTMLRVHPTLGSGTAETRPPENTQAPAFFLELLSLSREKLWDSELHPEEKTPDSYLGLGPQDLLAASLTAVLLGGWILFVMRQQQPQVVEKQQETPLAPADFAHISQDAQSLHSGASRRSQKRLQSPSKQAQPLDDPEAEQLTVVGKISFNPKDVLGRGAGGTFVFRGQFEGRAVAVKRLLRECFGLVRREVQLLQESDRHPNVLRYFCTERGPQFHYIALELCRASLQEYVENPDLDRGGLEPEVVLQQLMSGLAHLHSLHIVHRDLKPGNILITGPDSQGLGRVVLSDFGLCKKLPAGRCSFSLHSGIPGTEGWMAPELLQLLPPDSPTSAVDIFSAGCVFYYVLSGGSHPFGDSLYRQANILTGAPCLAHLEEEVHDKVVARDLVGAMLSPLPQPRPSAPQVLAHPFFWSRAKQLQFFQDVSDWLEKESEQEPLVRALEAGGCAVVRDNWHEHISMPLQTDLRKFRSYKGTSVRDLLRAVRNKKHHYRELPVEVRQALGQVPDGFVQYFTNRFPRLLLHTHRAMRSCASESLFLPYYPPDSEARRPCPGATGR, from the exons ATGGCGAGTGCGGTCAGGGGGTCGAGGCCGTGGCCCCGGCTGGGGCTCCAGCTCCAGTTCGCGGCGCTGCTGCTCGGGACGCTGAGTCCACAG GTTCATACTCTCAGGCCAGAGAACCTCCTGCTGGTGTCCACCTTGGATGGAAGTCTCCACGCACTAAGCAAGCAGACAGGGGACCTGAAGTGGACTCTGAGGGATG ATCCCGTCATCGAAGGACCAATGTACGTCACAGA AATGGCCTTTCTCTCTGACCCAGCAGATGGCAGCCTGTACATCTTGGGGACCCAAAAACAACAGGGATTAATG AAACTGCCATTCACCATCCCTGAGCTGGTTCATGCCTCTCCCTGCCGCAGCTCTGATGGGGTCTTCTACACAG GCCGGAAGCAGGATGCCTGGTTTGTGGTGGACCCTGAGTCAGGGGAGACCCAGATGACACTGACCACAGAGGGTCCCTCCACCCCCCGCCTCTACATTGGCCGAACAC AGTATACGGTCACCATGCATGACCCAAGAGCCCCAGCCCTGCGCTGGAACACCACCTACCGCCGCTACTCAGCGCCCCCCATGGATGGCTCACCTGGGAAAT acatgagccacctggcGTCCTGCGGGATGGGCCTGCTGCTCACTGTGGACCCAGGAAGCGGGACGGTGCTGTGGACACAGGACCTGGGCGTGCCTGTGATGGGCGTCTACACCTGGCACCAGGACGGCCTGCGCCAGCTGCCGCATCTCACGCTGGCTCGAGACACTCTGCATTTCCTCGCCCTCCGCTGGGGCCACATCCGActgcctgcctcaggcccccGGGACACAGCCACCCTCTTCTCTACCTTGGACACCCAGCTGCT AATGACGCTGTATGTGGGGAAGGATGAAACTGGCTTCTATGTCTCTAAAGCACTGGTCCACACAGGAGTGGCCCTGGTG CCTCGTGGACTGACCCTGGCCCCCGCAGATGGCCCCACCACAGATGAGGTGACACTCCAAGTCTCAGGAGAGCGAGAGGGCTCACCCAGCACTGCTGTTAGATACCCCTCAGGCAGTGTGGCCCTCCCAAGCCAGTGGCTGCTCATTG GACACCACGAGCTACCCCCAGTcctgcacaccaccatgctgagGGTCCATCCCACCCTGGGGAGTGGAACTGCAGAGACAAGACCTCCAGAGAATACCCAGGCCCCAGCCTTCTTCTTGGAG CTATTGAGCCTGAGCCGAGAGAAACTTTGGGACTCCGAGCTGCATCCAGAAGAAAAAACTCCAGACTCTTACTTGGGGCTGGGACCCCAAGACCTGCTGGCAGCTAGCCTCACTGCTGTCCTCCTGGGAGGGTGGATTCTCTTTGTGATGAGGCAG CAACAGCCGCAGGTGGTGGAGAAGCAGCAGGAGACCCCCCTGGCACCTGCAGACTTTGCTCACATCTCCCAGGATGCCCAGTCCCTGCACTCGGGGGCCAGCCGGAGGAGCCAGAAGAGGCTTCAGAGTCCCTCAAAGCAAGCCCAGCCACTCGACGACCCTGAAG CTGAGCAACTCACCGTAGTGGGGAAGATTTCCTTCAATCCCAAGGACGTGCTGGGCCGCGGGGCAGGCGGGACTTTCGTTTTCCG GGGACAGTTTGAGGGACGGGCAGTGGCTGTCAAGCGGCTCCTCCGCGAGTGCTTTGGCCTGGTTCGGCGGGAAGTTCAACTGCTGCAGGAGTCTGACAGGCACCCCAACGTGCTCCGCTACTTCTGCACCGAGCGGGGACCCCAGTTCCACTACATTGCCCTGGAGCTCTGCCGGGCCTCCTTGCAGGAG TACGTAGAAAACCCGGACCTGGATCGCGGGGGTCTGGAGCCCGAGGTCGTGCTGCAGCAGCTGATGTCTGGCCTGGCCCACCTGCACTCTTTACACATAG TGCACCGGGACCTGAAGCCAGGAAATATTCTCATCACCGGGCCTGACAGCCAGGGCCTGGGCAGAGTGGTGCTCTCAGACTTCGGCCTCTGCAAGAAGCTGCCTGCTGGCCGCTGTAGCTTCAGCCTCCACTCCGGCATCCCCGGCACGGAAGGCTGGATGGCGCCCGAGCTTCTGCAGCTCCTGCCACCAGACAGTCCT ACCAGCGCTGTGGACATCTTCTCTGCAGGCTGCGTGTTCTACTACGTGCTTTCTGGTGGCAGCCACCCCTTTGGAGACAGTCTTTATCGCCAGGCAAACATCCTCACAGGGGCTCCCTGTCTGGCTCACCTGGAGGAAGAGGTCCACG ACAAGGTGGTTGCCCGGGACCTGGTTGGAGCCATGTTGAGCCCACTGCCGCAGCCACgcccctctgccccccaggtgCTGGCCCACCCCTTCTTTTGGAGCAGAGCCAAGCAACTCCAGTTCTTCCAG GACGTCAGTGACTGGCTGGAGAAGGAGTCCGAGCAGGAGCCCCTGGTGAGGGCACTGGAGGCGGGAGGCTGCGCAGTGGTCCGGGACAACTGGCACGAGCACATCTCCATGCCGCTGCAGACAG ATCTGAGAAAGTTCCGGTCCTATAAGGGGACATCAGTGCGAGACCTGCTCCGTGCTGTGAGGAACAAG AAGCACCACTACAGGGAGCTCCCAGTTGAGGTGCGACAGGCACTCGGCCAAGTCCCTGATGGCTTCGTCCAGTACTTCACAAACCGCTTCCCACGGCTGCTCCTCCACACGCACCGAGCCATGAGGAGCTGCGCCTCTGAGAGCCTCTTCCTGCCCTACTACCCGCCAGACTCAGAGGCCAGGAGGCCATGCCCTGGGGCCACAGGGAGGTGA
- the ERN2 gene encoding serine/threonine-protein kinase/endoribonuclease IRE2 isoform X1, whose translation MTLTTEGPSTPRLYIGRTQYTVTMHDPRAPALRWNTTYRRYSAPPMDGSPGKYMSHLASCGMGLLLTVDPGSGTVLWTQDLGVPVMGVYTWHQDGLRQLPHLTLARDTLHFLALRWGHIRLPASGPRDTATLFSTLDTQLLMTLYVGKDETGFYVSKALVHTGVALVPRGLTLAPADGPTTDEVTLQVSGEREGSPSTAVRYPSGSVALPSQWLLIGHHELPPVLHTTMLRVHPTLGSGTAETRPPENTQAPAFFLELLSLSREKLWDSELHPEEKTPDSYLGLGPQDLLAASLTAVLLGGWILFVMRQQQPQVVEKQQETPLAPADFAHISQDAQSLHSGASRRSQKRLQSPSKQAQPLDDPEAEQLTVVGKISFNPKDVLGRGAGGTFVFRGQFEGRAVAVKRLLRECFGLVRREVQLLQESDRHPNVLRYFCTERGPQFHYIALELCRASLQEYVENPDLDRGGLEPEVVLQQLMSGLAHLHSLHIVHRDLKPGNILITGPDSQGLGRVVLSDFGLCKKLPAGRCSFSLHSGIPGTEGWMAPELLQLLPPDSPTSAVDIFSAGCVFYYVLSGGSHPFGDSLYRQANILTGAPCLAHLEEEVHDKVVARDLVGAMLSPLPQPRPSAPQVLAHPFFWSRAKQLQFFQDVSDWLEKESEQEPLVRALEAGGCAVVRDNWHEHISMPLQTDLRKFRSYKGTSVRDLLRAVRNKKHHYRELPVEVRQALGQVPDGFVQYFTNRFPRLLLHTHRAMRSCASESLFLPYYPPDSEARRPCPGATGR comes from the exons ATGACACTGACCACAGAGGGTCCCTCCACCCCCCGCCTCTACATTGGCCGAACAC AGTATACGGTCACCATGCATGACCCAAGAGCCCCAGCCCTGCGCTGGAACACCACCTACCGCCGCTACTCAGCGCCCCCCATGGATGGCTCACCTGGGAAAT acatgagccacctggcGTCCTGCGGGATGGGCCTGCTGCTCACTGTGGACCCAGGAAGCGGGACGGTGCTGTGGACACAGGACCTGGGCGTGCCTGTGATGGGCGTCTACACCTGGCACCAGGACGGCCTGCGCCAGCTGCCGCATCTCACGCTGGCTCGAGACACTCTGCATTTCCTCGCCCTCCGCTGGGGCCACATCCGActgcctgcctcaggcccccGGGACACAGCCACCCTCTTCTCTACCTTGGACACCCAGCTGCT AATGACGCTGTATGTGGGGAAGGATGAAACTGGCTTCTATGTCTCTAAAGCACTGGTCCACACAGGAGTGGCCCTGGTG CCTCGTGGACTGACCCTGGCCCCCGCAGATGGCCCCACCACAGATGAGGTGACACTCCAAGTCTCAGGAGAGCGAGAGGGCTCACCCAGCACTGCTGTTAGATACCCCTCAGGCAGTGTGGCCCTCCCAAGCCAGTGGCTGCTCATTG GACACCACGAGCTACCCCCAGTcctgcacaccaccatgctgagGGTCCATCCCACCCTGGGGAGTGGAACTGCAGAGACAAGACCTCCAGAGAATACCCAGGCCCCAGCCTTCTTCTTGGAG CTATTGAGCCTGAGCCGAGAGAAACTTTGGGACTCCGAGCTGCATCCAGAAGAAAAAACTCCAGACTCTTACTTGGGGCTGGGACCCCAAGACCTGCTGGCAGCTAGCCTCACTGCTGTCCTCCTGGGAGGGTGGATTCTCTTTGTGATGAGGCAG CAACAGCCGCAGGTGGTGGAGAAGCAGCAGGAGACCCCCCTGGCACCTGCAGACTTTGCTCACATCTCCCAGGATGCCCAGTCCCTGCACTCGGGGGCCAGCCGGAGGAGCCAGAAGAGGCTTCAGAGTCCCTCAAAGCAAGCCCAGCCACTCGACGACCCTGAAG CTGAGCAACTCACCGTAGTGGGGAAGATTTCCTTCAATCCCAAGGACGTGCTGGGCCGCGGGGCAGGCGGGACTTTCGTTTTCCG GGGACAGTTTGAGGGACGGGCAGTGGCTGTCAAGCGGCTCCTCCGCGAGTGCTTTGGCCTGGTTCGGCGGGAAGTTCAACTGCTGCAGGAGTCTGACAGGCACCCCAACGTGCTCCGCTACTTCTGCACCGAGCGGGGACCCCAGTTCCACTACATTGCCCTGGAGCTCTGCCGGGCCTCCTTGCAGGAG TACGTAGAAAACCCGGACCTGGATCGCGGGGGTCTGGAGCCCGAGGTCGTGCTGCAGCAGCTGATGTCTGGCCTGGCCCACCTGCACTCTTTACACATAG TGCACCGGGACCTGAAGCCAGGAAATATTCTCATCACCGGGCCTGACAGCCAGGGCCTGGGCAGAGTGGTGCTCTCAGACTTCGGCCTCTGCAAGAAGCTGCCTGCTGGCCGCTGTAGCTTCAGCCTCCACTCCGGCATCCCCGGCACGGAAGGCTGGATGGCGCCCGAGCTTCTGCAGCTCCTGCCACCAGACAGTCCT ACCAGCGCTGTGGACATCTTCTCTGCAGGCTGCGTGTTCTACTACGTGCTTTCTGGTGGCAGCCACCCCTTTGGAGACAGTCTTTATCGCCAGGCAAACATCCTCACAGGGGCTCCCTGTCTGGCTCACCTGGAGGAAGAGGTCCACG ACAAGGTGGTTGCCCGGGACCTGGTTGGAGCCATGTTGAGCCCACTGCCGCAGCCACgcccctctgccccccaggtgCTGGCCCACCCCTTCTTTTGGAGCAGAGCCAAGCAACTCCAGTTCTTCCAG GACGTCAGTGACTGGCTGGAGAAGGAGTCCGAGCAGGAGCCCCTGGTGAGGGCACTGGAGGCGGGAGGCTGCGCAGTGGTCCGGGACAACTGGCACGAGCACATCTCCATGCCGCTGCAGACAG ATCTGAGAAAGTTCCGGTCCTATAAGGGGACATCAGTGCGAGACCTGCTCCGTGCTGTGAGGAACAAG AAGCACCACTACAGGGAGCTCCCAGTTGAGGTGCGACAGGCACTCGGCCAAGTCCCTGATGGCTTCGTCCAGTACTTCACAAACCGCTTCCCACGGCTGCTCCTCCACACGCACCGAGCCATGAGGAGCTGCGCCTCTGAGAGCCTCTTCCTGCCCTACTACCCGCCAGACTCAGAGGCCAGGAGGCCATGCCCTGGGGCCACAGGGAGGTGA
- the ERN2 gene encoding serine/threonine-protein kinase/endoribonuclease IRE2 isoform b precursor (isoform b precursor is encoded by transcript variant 2), whose protein sequence is MASAVRGSRPWPRLGLQLQFAALLLGTLSPQVHTLRPENLLLVSTLDGSLHALSKQTGDLKWTLRDDPVIEGPMYVTEMAFLSDPADGSLYILGTQKQQGLMKLPFTIPELVHASPCRSSDGVFYTGRKQDAWFVVDPESGETQMTLTTEGPSTPRLYIGRTQYTVTMHDPRAPALRWNTTYRRYSAPPMDGSPGKYMSHLASCGMGLLLTVDPGSGTVLWTQDLGVPVMGVYTWHQDGLRQLPHLTLARDTLHFLALRWGHIRLPASGPRDTATLFSTLDTQLLMTLYVGKDETGFYVSKALVHTGVALVPRGLTLAPADGPTTDEVTLQVSGEREGSPSTAVRYPSGSVALPSQWLLIGHHELPPVLHTTMLRVHPTLGSGTAETRPPENTQAPAFFLEQQPQVVEKQQETPLAPADFAHISQDAQSLHSGASRRSQKRLQSPSKQAQPLDDPEAEQLTVVGKISFNPKDVLGRGAGGTFVFRGQFEGRAVAVKRLLRECFGLVRREVQLLQESDRHPNVLRYFCTERGPQFHYIALELCRASLQEYVENPDLDRGGLEPEVVLQQLMSGLAHLHSLHIVHRDLKPGNILITGPDSQGLGRVVLSDFGLCKKLPAGRCSFSLHSGIPGTEGWMAPELLQLLPPDSPTSAVDIFSAGCVFYYVLSGGSHPFGDSLYRQANILTGAPCLAHLEEEVHDKVVARDLVGAMLSPLPQPRPSAPQVLAHPFFWSRAKQLQFFQDVSDWLEKESEQEPLVRALEAGGCAVVRDNWHEHISMPLQTDLRKFRSYKGTSVRDLLRAVRNKKHHYRELPVEVRQALGQVPDGFVQYFTNRFPRLLLHTHRAMRSCASESLFLPYYPPDSEARRPCPGATGR, encoded by the exons ATGGCGAGTGCGGTCAGGGGGTCGAGGCCGTGGCCCCGGCTGGGGCTCCAGCTCCAGTTCGCGGCGCTGCTGCTCGGGACGCTGAGTCCACAG GTTCATACTCTCAGGCCAGAGAACCTCCTGCTGGTGTCCACCTTGGATGGAAGTCTCCACGCACTAAGCAAGCAGACAGGGGACCTGAAGTGGACTCTGAGGGATG ATCCCGTCATCGAAGGACCAATGTACGTCACAGA AATGGCCTTTCTCTCTGACCCAGCAGATGGCAGCCTGTACATCTTGGGGACCCAAAAACAACAGGGATTAATG AAACTGCCATTCACCATCCCTGAGCTGGTTCATGCCTCTCCCTGCCGCAGCTCTGATGGGGTCTTCTACACAG GCCGGAAGCAGGATGCCTGGTTTGTGGTGGACCCTGAGTCAGGGGAGACCCAGATGACACTGACCACAGAGGGTCCCTCCACCCCCCGCCTCTACATTGGCCGAACAC AGTATACGGTCACCATGCATGACCCAAGAGCCCCAGCCCTGCGCTGGAACACCACCTACCGCCGCTACTCAGCGCCCCCCATGGATGGCTCACCTGGGAAAT acatgagccacctggcGTCCTGCGGGATGGGCCTGCTGCTCACTGTGGACCCAGGAAGCGGGACGGTGCTGTGGACACAGGACCTGGGCGTGCCTGTGATGGGCGTCTACACCTGGCACCAGGACGGCCTGCGCCAGCTGCCGCATCTCACGCTGGCTCGAGACACTCTGCATTTCCTCGCCCTCCGCTGGGGCCACATCCGActgcctgcctcaggcccccGGGACACAGCCACCCTCTTCTCTACCTTGGACACCCAGCTGCT AATGACGCTGTATGTGGGGAAGGATGAAACTGGCTTCTATGTCTCTAAAGCACTGGTCCACACAGGAGTGGCCCTGGTG CCTCGTGGACTGACCCTGGCCCCCGCAGATGGCCCCACCACAGATGAGGTGACACTCCAAGTCTCAGGAGAGCGAGAGGGCTCACCCAGCACTGCTGTTAGATACCCCTCAGGCAGTGTGGCCCTCCCAAGCCAGTGGCTGCTCATTG GACACCACGAGCTACCCCCAGTcctgcacaccaccatgctgagGGTCCATCCCACCCTGGGGAGTGGAACTGCAGAGACAAGACCTCCAGAGAATACCCAGGCCCCAGCCTTCTTCTTGGAG CAACAGCCGCAGGTGGTGGAGAAGCAGCAGGAGACCCCCCTGGCACCTGCAGACTTTGCTCACATCTCCCAGGATGCCCAGTCCCTGCACTCGGGGGCCAGCCGGAGGAGCCAGAAGAGGCTTCAGAGTCCCTCAAAGCAAGCCCAGCCACTCGACGACCCTGAAG CTGAGCAACTCACCGTAGTGGGGAAGATTTCCTTCAATCCCAAGGACGTGCTGGGCCGCGGGGCAGGCGGGACTTTCGTTTTCCG GGGACAGTTTGAGGGACGGGCAGTGGCTGTCAAGCGGCTCCTCCGCGAGTGCTTTGGCCTGGTTCGGCGGGAAGTTCAACTGCTGCAGGAGTCTGACAGGCACCCCAACGTGCTCCGCTACTTCTGCACCGAGCGGGGACCCCAGTTCCACTACATTGCCCTGGAGCTCTGCCGGGCCTCCTTGCAGGAG TACGTAGAAAACCCGGACCTGGATCGCGGGGGTCTGGAGCCCGAGGTCGTGCTGCAGCAGCTGATGTCTGGCCTGGCCCACCTGCACTCTTTACACATAG TGCACCGGGACCTGAAGCCAGGAAATATTCTCATCACCGGGCCTGACAGCCAGGGCCTGGGCAGAGTGGTGCTCTCAGACTTCGGCCTCTGCAAGAAGCTGCCTGCTGGCCGCTGTAGCTTCAGCCTCCACTCCGGCATCCCCGGCACGGAAGGCTGGATGGCGCCCGAGCTTCTGCAGCTCCTGCCACCAGACAGTCCT ACCAGCGCTGTGGACATCTTCTCTGCAGGCTGCGTGTTCTACTACGTGCTTTCTGGTGGCAGCCACCCCTTTGGAGACAGTCTTTATCGCCAGGCAAACATCCTCACAGGGGCTCCCTGTCTGGCTCACCTGGAGGAAGAGGTCCACG ACAAGGTGGTTGCCCGGGACCTGGTTGGAGCCATGTTGAGCCCACTGCCGCAGCCACgcccctctgccccccaggtgCTGGCCCACCCCTTCTTTTGGAGCAGAGCCAAGCAACTCCAGTTCTTCCAG GACGTCAGTGACTGGCTGGAGAAGGAGTCCGAGCAGGAGCCCCTGGTGAGGGCACTGGAGGCGGGAGGCTGCGCAGTGGTCCGGGACAACTGGCACGAGCACATCTCCATGCCGCTGCAGACAG ATCTGAGAAAGTTCCGGTCCTATAAGGGGACATCAGTGCGAGACCTGCTCCGTGCTGTGAGGAACAAG AAGCACCACTACAGGGAGCTCCCAGTTGAGGTGCGACAGGCACTCGGCCAAGTCCCTGATGGCTTCGTCCAGTACTTCACAAACCGCTTCCCACGGCTGCTCCTCCACACGCACCGAGCCATGAGGAGCTGCGCCTCTGAGAGCCTCTTCCTGCCCTACTACCCGCCAGACTCAGAGGCCAGGAGGCCATGCCCTGGGGCCACAGGGAGGTGA
- the ERN2 gene encoding serine/threonine-protein kinase/endoribonuclease IRE2 isoform X2: protein MASAVRGSRPWPRLGLQLQFAALLLGTLSPQVHTLRPENLLLVSTLDGSLHALSKQTGDLKWTLRDDPVIEGPMYVTEMAFLSDPADGSLYILGTQKQQGLMKLPFTIPELVHASPCRSSDGVFYTGRKQDAWFVVDPESGETQMTLTTEGPSTPRLYIGRTQYTVTMHDPRAPALRWNTTYRRYSAPPMDGSPGKYMSHLASCGMGLLLTVDPGSGTVLWTQDLGVPVMGVYTWHQDGLRQLPHLTLARDTLHFLALRWGHIRLPASGPRDTATLFSTLDTQLLMTLYVGKDETGFYVSKALVHTGVALVPRGLTLAPADGPTTDEVTLQVSGEREGSPSTAVRYPSGSVALPSQWLLIGHHELPPVLHTTMLRVHPTLGSGTAETRPPENTQAPAFFLELLSLSREKLWDSELHPEEKTPDSYLGLGPQDLLAASLTAVLLGGWILFVMRQQQPQVVEKQQETPLAPADFAHISQDAQSLHSGASRRSQKRLQSPSKQAQPLDDPEGDSLRDGQWLSSGSSASALAWFGGKFNCCRSLTGTPTCSATSAPSGDPSSTTLPWSSAGPPCRST from the exons ATGGCGAGTGCGGTCAGGGGGTCGAGGCCGTGGCCCCGGCTGGGGCTCCAGCTCCAGTTCGCGGCGCTGCTGCTCGGGACGCTGAGTCCACAG GTTCATACTCTCAGGCCAGAGAACCTCCTGCTGGTGTCCACCTTGGATGGAAGTCTCCACGCACTAAGCAAGCAGACAGGGGACCTGAAGTGGACTCTGAGGGATG ATCCCGTCATCGAAGGACCAATGTACGTCACAGA AATGGCCTTTCTCTCTGACCCAGCAGATGGCAGCCTGTACATCTTGGGGACCCAAAAACAACAGGGATTAATG AAACTGCCATTCACCATCCCTGAGCTGGTTCATGCCTCTCCCTGCCGCAGCTCTGATGGGGTCTTCTACACAG GCCGGAAGCAGGATGCCTGGTTTGTGGTGGACCCTGAGTCAGGGGAGACCCAGATGACACTGACCACAGAGGGTCCCTCCACCCCCCGCCTCTACATTGGCCGAACAC AGTATACGGTCACCATGCATGACCCAAGAGCCCCAGCCCTGCGCTGGAACACCACCTACCGCCGCTACTCAGCGCCCCCCATGGATGGCTCACCTGGGAAAT acatgagccacctggcGTCCTGCGGGATGGGCCTGCTGCTCACTGTGGACCCAGGAAGCGGGACGGTGCTGTGGACACAGGACCTGGGCGTGCCTGTGATGGGCGTCTACACCTGGCACCAGGACGGCCTGCGCCAGCTGCCGCATCTCACGCTGGCTCGAGACACTCTGCATTTCCTCGCCCTCCGCTGGGGCCACATCCGActgcctgcctcaggcccccGGGACACAGCCACCCTCTTCTCTACCTTGGACACCCAGCTGCT AATGACGCTGTATGTGGGGAAGGATGAAACTGGCTTCTATGTCTCTAAAGCACTGGTCCACACAGGAGTGGCCCTGGTG CCTCGTGGACTGACCCTGGCCCCCGCAGATGGCCCCACCACAGATGAGGTGACACTCCAAGTCTCAGGAGAGCGAGAGGGCTCACCCAGCACTGCTGTTAGATACCCCTCAGGCAGTGTGGCCCTCCCAAGCCAGTGGCTGCTCATTG GACACCACGAGCTACCCCCAGTcctgcacaccaccatgctgagGGTCCATCCCACCCTGGGGAGTGGAACTGCAGAGACAAGACCTCCAGAGAATACCCAGGCCCCAGCCTTCTTCTTGGAG CTATTGAGCCTGAGCCGAGAGAAACTTTGGGACTCCGAGCTGCATCCAGAAGAAAAAACTCCAGACTCTTACTTGGGGCTGGGACCCCAAGACCTGCTGGCAGCTAGCCTCACTGCTGTCCTCCTGGGAGGGTGGATTCTCTTTGTGATGAGGCAG CAACAGCCGCAGGTGGTGGAGAAGCAGCAGGAGACCCCCCTGGCACCTGCAGACTTTGCTCACATCTCCCAGGATGCCCAGTCCCTGCACTCGGGGGCCAGCCGGAGGAGCCAGAAGAGGCTTCAGAGTCCCTCAAAGCAAGCCCAGCCACTCGACGACCCTGAAG GGGACAGTTTGAGGGACGGGCAGTGGCTGTCAAGCGGCTCCTCCGCGAGTGCTTTGGCCTGGTTCGGCGGGAAGTTCAACTGCTGCAGGAGTCTGACAGGCACCCCAACGTGCTCCGCTACTTCTGCACCGAGCGGGGACCCCAGTTCCACTACATTGCCCTGGAGCTCTGCCGGGCCTCCTTGCAGGAG TACGTAG